In a single window of the Cucumis melo cultivar AY chromosome 11, USDA_Cmelo_AY_1.0, whole genome shotgun sequence genome:
- the LOC103498401 gene encoding 2-hydroxyisoflavanone dehydratase-like — protein MASSTNKNNEVAFDLFPFLRVYSDGRVQRLMITSDFVPADADDPKSPFRSKDVTISTDPAVSARVFIPSSADPNQKLPLLLYVHGGAFCIESAFNLQYHQHVGSLAAEANAVAVSVEYRLAPEHPIPACYDDCWDALRWVAAHVNRDGLEPWLNTYVDFNRICLAGDSAGANICHYLAARASSSSEELGGAKVVAMALIHPFFGDGREDRLWKYLCSETRLVRPTKEELAKMGCKRVKIFLAENDFLKFGGRNYDEDLKRSGWNGVVETVEHGGENHVFHLKNPESENAVDLLEKLAFFINLD, from the exons ATGGCTTCttcaacaaacaaaaacaacGAAGTAGCCTTCGATTTATTTCCCTTCTTAAGAGTCTACAGTGACGGTCGCGTCCAACGACTCATGATCACCTCCGATTTTGTTCCTGCCGACGCCGACGATCCCAAATCTCCTTTCCGATCAAAAGACGTCACCATCTCGACAGATCCTGCTGTGTCGGCTCGTGTTTTCATCCCCTCCTCCGCTGATCCAAATCAAAAGCTGCCCCTCCTCTTGTACGTCCACGGTGGAGCCTTCTGCATCGAATCGGCTTTCAATTTGCAGTACCACCAGCACGTGGGCTCTCTTGCTGCCGAGGCCAACGCCGTTGCGGTCTCCGTTGAGTACCGCCTTGCGCCGGAGCATCCGATCCCCGCCTGCTACGACGACTGTTGGGATGCTTTACGGTGGGTTGCGGCACATGTGAACAG AGATGGTTTAGAGCCATGGCTAAACACATATGTGGATTTCAACCGTATCTGTTTAGCTGGTGACAGTGCCGGTGCAAACATCTGCCATTACTTGGCTGCTCGAGCAAGTTCGTCGTCAGAGGAACTGGGTGGAGCAAAGGTGGTGGCAATGGCTTTGATTCACCCATTTTTCGGTGATGGGAGAGAGGATAGGTTGTGGAAGTATCTATGTTCGGAGACAAGGTTAGTGAGACCAACCAAAGAGGAATTGGCAAAGATGGGTTGTAAGAGAGTGAAGATCTTTTTGGCAGAAAATGATTTCTTGAAGTTTGGTGGAAGGAATTACGATGAGGATTTGAAGAGGAGCGGGTGGAATGGGGTGGTGGAGACGGTGGAGCACGGCGGAGAAAATCATGTGTTTCATTTGAAGAATCCAGAGAGTGAAAATGCTGTTGATTTGTTGGAAAAATTAGCCTTTTTCATTAACTTAGATTAA